CACGCCATGTGCTCGACGAACCTCGTCTTGCCACAACCGGTGGGACCCTTCAGCAGCACCGGCAAGCGGGCGTCGAAGGCGGCCTCGAAAATCTCGACCTCGTCGGCCAACGGAACGTAGTACGGCTCGACCGGCGGGGGTGTGTTGGCGGGGGGCGTTGGTGACTCCATCTTCGGCGGCCGATGCTAGTGCCCCGGCCGTCGCGTCAGGCCAGTCGGGTCAGGCTCGGGCCAGCGGAATGGCGAAGAACGTCACGGCAACGTAGTGCTGGGCCACCGCTGCGATCACCAGCAGGTGGAAGATCTCGTGGAAGCCGAAAACCCGGGGCCAGGGGTCGGGCCGGCGCATCGCGAAGATCACCGCACCCAGCGTGTGGGCAACTCCGCCAGACAGCAGCAGGACAAAGCCGGCGACGCCCATGGCGTCCCAGATGTCGGCCAGCACCAACAAGGCGACCCAGCCGACGGCGGCGTACTGCAGCGCCTGAAGCCGGGGCGAGATGTCGGGCCAGAACCACTGCCATATCGCGCCCACTGCCGCACCTGCCCATGTGAGTACCAGGACCAGGTTGCGCGACCGTGCGGGCAGGGCCACCACGGCTATGGGGGTATAGGTGGCAGCGATCATCACGAAGATCATCGTGTGGTCGAGGCGTCGCATGAAGTCGCGCAGGCGCGGACTCCAACCGAAGCGGTGGTACAGCGCGCTGACCCCGAACAGGCCGATTACTGCGCTGGTGTAGATGGCCGCCGCGGAGCGTGCACCCGAGGCGGTGACGATGACGATGGGGCACAGGGCTATGGCTGCGACGGCGGCCAGAGCGTGCGACCACCCTCGGAGAATCGGCTTCTCGTGATGGGCCGGCAGCGTGGTACGAGACACCTGAAGGACCGTATCGCACCGCACTGGGTTTCCCCGGTCACGCGTTCGGGGGCACGATCTACAGTGGTGCGTCGTGGCAGAGCAAGCATCGAACGCGCAACGGGTGGCACTGGTTACTGGCGCCTCCAGCGGCATCGGCTCGGCAACCGCGGCGCGTCTGGCCGCCGACGGCTTCGTCGTGCACGCCGTCGCCAGGCGCGCCGAGCGCCTCGAGCGGTTGTCGGCGGCAACAGGCGCTGTGTCTCATGTGCTCGACGTCACCGACCTGGCGGCGCTGGCTTCGCTGGTCGAGTCGGTCGGTCCGCTGGACGTGCTGGTCAACAATGCCGGTTTGGGGAAGATGGACACGACCCTGGCCGACACGTCGATCGAAGACATCGTGAACGGAGTCGACACCAATATCGCGGCCGTGATGGTGGCCACCAAGGCTGCCCTGCCGGCCATGGTCGGGCGCCGCAGCGGTCACATCGTCAACATCGGCTCGATGGCGGGCCTGTACCCGCTGGGTGCGGCGACCTATGGCGCGTCGAAGGGTGCCGTTCATCGATTGTCTACCAACCTGCGGTTGGAGCTTCGCGGCAGCGGCGTTCGGGTCACCGAGATCTGCCCTGGCCGGGTCACCACCGAGTTCTACGACGTGGCCATCGCCGATGCCGGCCAGCGCGCCACTGTGCAGAACTCGGGCATCGACGAGGTGACGCCCGACGACGTCGCAGACGCCATCGCCTATGCGGTGGGCCTGCCCAGGCACGTCAACATCAATCGCATCGAGCTGCAGCCCACCGAGCAGACATATGGCGGCAGCCAGTTCGACCCCATCAAAGGCCAGGAGTAGCCACAGTGTCAGCCGATTTGTCGACCCAGTTCGAGGGCAAGGTCGTGGTGGTGACCGGGGCCGCGTCGGGAATGGGTGCAGCCAGCGCCAGAGAGTTTGCGTCGCGTGGTGCAACCCTGGTGTTGGTGGATCTGAACGACGCGGGGGCAGCCGAGGTGGCAGCGCAGTGCCGCCAGATGCAGCCGCGCGACGCCGCCGTGTACACCGAGA
Above is a genomic segment from Acidimicrobiales bacterium containing:
- a CDS encoding hemolysin III family protein, which produces MSRTTLPAHHEKPILRGWSHALAAVAAIALCPIVIVTASGARSAAAIYTSAVIGLFGVSALYHRFGWSPRLRDFMRRLDHTMIFVMIAATYTPIAVVALPARSRNLVLVLTWAGAAVGAIWQWFWPDISPRLQALQYAAVGWVALLVLADIWDAMGVAGFVLLLSGGVAHTLGAVIFAMRRPDPWPRVFGFHEIFHLLVIAAVAQHYVAVTFFAIPLARA
- a CDS encoding SDR family oxidoreductase yields the protein MAEQASNAQRVALVTGASSGIGSATAARLAADGFVVHAVARRAERLERLSAATGAVSHVLDVTDLAALASLVESVGPLDVLVNNAGLGKMDTTLADTSIEDIVNGVDTNIAAVMVATKAALPAMVGRRSGHIVNIGSMAGLYPLGAATYGASKGAVHRLSTNLRLELRGSGVRVTEICPGRVTTEFYDVAIADAGQRATVQNSGIDEVTPDDVADAIAYAVGLPRHVNINRIELQPTEQTYGGSQFDPIKGQE